The nucleotide window TAATTCATGCAAAAGGGAAACATGCACGAGCAAAATCAAGATCCAAAAAAAGAACCGATACTCGTAATATACTAGCTAAGGGTCAATGCATGATTTAATGTGCGAAAAGAATCAATGCTTTTAGGTGTGCAGTTTGTGAGTTAAGGTCAAATGAAGTTCATATTCAAATTTTAATGGCCTTAATTGAATTCAAAGGTTTGAATGGATCGGTTTCAACATTTCAATCAATGTATAAAGGATTCATGTTAAACAATGGGTTTGGACATTATGATCAAACTGGGTTTGAATACAAATTTGAAAAACTTAATAGGTTTGGTTCCAAAATGGTTCAAATAGGTTGTGGTCGTGATTTGTACCAATTAACAAAAATATTCATTTGATTTGGACTTGAGGATTAAATTTTAGGTTCAAACAAGGACCGGATTCCAATTCAATTAAATTTGACTGTGAAAAGTTCGAAGTAGGGCAATTAGGTTCTAATGGGCACTTGCGAATTTTTTGACACAAATTAAACGTAATTTTTAAATTTGAAACCATATATAAAAATTTATGACAAATTCAATTTACAAATTGAATTGGTTGTAAAAGCTCTGCCATGGCAGTACTCCTTAACACTCTGCCAAGGCAGCTAAATTGGCAAACATTGCAGCAGTTTTTTAATTCCTACCAAATTTTGGCTAGTTCAACTTTTAAATGCGGGATTTTTGGATATAAGGGTCCTATTTGAAAGTGCACGGCCTATGGATCCATCTGCGAAAAGATTTGCTCAAATTGGACTTATGGTTTGCAAATTAGGCCCTAACAAAGTTTATTATTCAAACTTGAAATTTGAATTGTGAAAAGTGAAATCAGTTCGTTGTATTGAATATAGCATTTCATGAGGATgaatatgcaaaaagaatcacctcCTTATGACTTCTAGATAAAAAGTTATGCTGGCTCTATTCATGGTCTTTTCTGCAAACTTTTGTAATTAACAATGTTAATTAAATCCAAAAAAAAATTCGGATAAGGCGATCAATCTTGGCCATTGGATTAAGTGGCAACGGATGAATATGATTAAAGGAGGTTTGGCCTGCTGGAGTTGCTCATCAAAGACGAGAGGACAGTGGCAGTGCATGCCTATGGTGCCGCAAAGGGGGTCTGGGATGCATGCATTATCCCTGCCGGAGAGGGACGACACAACGTGATGATAGTGGTCTCAACGATAGCATATCTCGATGGGAACAGTTGGAATTGCTCGAAGGAGTTGTAAAAGCGGCGGTTTGGTTCTGGAGTAGGACAGCGTCGATGCTCGGTGGTCCTAGGGCCGTGACAGTGAGTTAGCATGACAAAGCTAATGGACAAGGTTCGGGGCTAGGGTTCGTGCCCACCTTATCGGAATGGTGGTCACTACGACGGTAGGGCTTTGTTGTGGTCGAAGTCGTGCTCCGGGGTTGGCCTGTACATGCGCAGATGGTCAAACGTGTGTGTTGGAGCATGTAGGTGCGTTGGGCAGAAGGAGGGCTGAGGGTTTACCTTAGTCCACCAGAGCTGGTTACAGAGGAAACGGCATGGGGCCGATTTCGGGCAGCTTGGCGGTTGGGAGAGGTGTTCTGGTGTAGGGGCTTTGGTCGAAGGTGTTTAGGGGTTTTTatagtgtagcgacccgacctcaaatgatcaagtctctgtgcataagtgtcatccctggatcggtactGGTGACACtcatagtactcgaggatttataacatagttcaatcacacacttattacatcgagtgtctcataaagagtacttattacaataatatggctgaaggcatctaaataagataactgcGGAAGCTTCGAGGGTAAATGTGTCCATCCAACTCcatggcaaaactgagtgcacgacaatgacctagcgcaccttattcccactactgcaggatgctgctaacgcgacactacgatcagagacccttcgagaaactgtgtgtgatgcaataatcgcaaacggtgctatatgaaaaccgtcagaaatgatgcaaaacgtttgcgatgaatgatacatcaaacacggttcagattctAGTTGCGCGTGCGATGAGGGGCATACGGTTGATCTGtacgaactgtttgcgatgagacagaacaacagaaacgtgcaaccagatcaaggtgtgtgcgatatacgacatacagtTCGGTCCGATGAACCATTTGCGATGAGTGATGTGAACACAAACGATTCGGtgtaacaagatgtgtgtgatacccggCAAATAGGTCGGTAATCAGAATTGTGTGCGATCATTATAGATAGCCCATATATTCtttttttgtgaattgtgtgcttgtcagggcacatagttcaacaaaccaacctattggcgataatgtagaagatctctGTCGAATACATATTACTAACCGTGTGTGATGAGATTGACAGgataaacatatatatatatatatatatatacagtctgcttaatttagtccttcttgttgttgttcttgttggATGGCCCCGCGACGTCGTCTTGGCAAGGACGCTTCTTGCCGCTGACTGTTGGCTTTtcatcgccgtcgccgccgtcatCGTCGTTGCTGTCAATGTCGTCCTCCTCCTCATTCGACCATTCCCCCTCCTCATCGTCGTCATCCTATTCTTCGTCCTCCGACGGCTCATCATCCGTCTGGTTGTCGTCTGACGACTCCGGAGGCGGCGTTTGAgagagtcctggactaaggggtcctcgagcgtccgacctattggataggggccggactgatgggccgtgaataTACAAAGAACGAAGACTCtgcccatgtccggatgggactcttcttgacgtggaaagcaagcttggcgatcaaatatGAAGATTTCTTTatctgtaaccgaccttatgtaacctagatccctcctgtgtctatataaatcagagggctaggtccgtagatatatcctcataatcatagtcagacatgCTGGAATTTTAgagtttagccattacgatctcgtggtagatcaactcttgtaacactcgtTTAAAACAAAACAGAAGCTAGCCAACTCATCTCCAGAAGGCTCCCCCGATTGGGGTTCGTCAGCCGTCCGATCTGCCTTTTTGACGCGCATAAGCTGTTGGATCTTCACTTGCGGTTAAATTATTTTCACCTCACGGTTCATTTTTCTGCCTAATGACTGGTGGGCTCGTCTCGTGTCTGTATTGGCTGGGTTGGCCGCGCCCGCGTGCAGGAGGTTTTCCCCAATCCGCACCCTGCGTTCCCCAGCCAATCCACCCTCGCCTCGTCCCACTCCCGCACCAGCCACCGCCCAAACCCTATCCCCCTTTCCCCTCGATCCCCACAACCTCTCCCGCCTCTATCCCTCCTCCTCGCGTCACCACGGCCTCCGCCCCGGAGCCTCGCCGCCGCCTGATAATACTCCTCCACCATGCTAGCCCCTCCACCTCACCTTCCTTCTTTTTGTTATCTGCGCCCGTCATCGATGCCTGGTTCCAGATCGGGCGCGGGTTAGACGAGGTCGATGGTGGGGTGAATGGGCAGGGGAGGCGGGGGACGAGGGCAGGCAACAGTCGGCCCGTCGCGATGTGGTGAAGCTACAGGGAAGAGGGAGGAGGTCGGCGACAGGGTGAAGGAGCAAGCCGGTCCCCATGGAGGCAGCGCTACCAGCCAGCTAGGGAGGCGGTCCGGCTCGCCTCTGCTATGCCGTGAGCGGCGGCGCTACCTCTGCCTCCAGCCTCACCTCCTCTGCCAACCATGGGAAAATTTTGGGGAGACCCAAGGTGAGCTTCCCCTCCGTTGCATGACCCAAGGTGAGCTTCCCCTCTGTTGCATGCACTCCTGATCTCTAAAGATTTCTGTAGCCTAAATGCCTACGTACCATGTAAGCAAGCCCAACGTAATGCACACCATGAGCTTGATGAATGACCAAATGGTTTGTTTTTGTTGCCATATAGACCATTGACGGGTGTGCAGGAGCCCTTCTAATTGGTACTCTATGtgtgttttattttcttttgttgcAGAATAATAATTCAAGTGGATGGCCAATGCGTCTTGTTGTTTAGCGGTATGATGGTCGGTGAAAGTATGTTCTATATATATTGCAAGGTGATGGGCTGCTGACTTTTCTTGTCCACTTCTGCTGATTTCTACCCACTTCTGCTTAATTTGATATCTGCTGTATAAGTAATGCACTAATATACAATACATAAAAAATGACCCGTGTTATATTTCAAAAGTATGGTTTTGCTATGCGCTGCTTGGAATCATTAGTGTTCGTTATTTTTGTTCAGATTTGTTGTGTATGCATGGTAGACCTTTGTAGGTTCTACTTTCTTATTCTTCAGCCATAATTCAGTTCATGACAGTTGCTGCTGTACCAAAGTGCAGACATTAAAATATTTTAGAACAGAACAATTAGATGCTTTGAGTCGTTCAAAACTGAAGGGAGCACCGAGGTATCACATTTgtaaaatcatgcatatgcagGAGCTCAGCAGTCTACCGACCTAAATTTCTCCCTAACTTATGTCTTTTTGTTCAGTCCAGAATTTTAGGTTTCCTTGGTCACCACGGCCTCCTCTCTACTTGGCTCTCCTCTATCTTGTTTCTCTATAAAAAAATGGAAAGTACCATGAGAGATAAATGCCAACTGAAAGTTAAATTCAGTTAGAAAGTTAAATTTAGTTAGAACTAGCCTTTTGCATGTGTGTTCTTGATTCTTCATGTACGACCACATAGTAGGGACGCAACAAATATTTGTTAGCTAGCCTAATGAAGCTCCCATGTGGACCATTTACTGCTCTGTGTTATTGGAATTTGTTTGTAGTGTTCGCTCAGGCTAAAGAAATTCATGCCATTTTCCTCcatttatttccttttatgcatAAGTGCTACCTTTGGCAATTGCTCTGTCCAGCCTATTAATCACCGAGAAAGGTTTTTATGCAATCTGCTGAATAAGCTCACATTGTTGATTGCAGGATCATAAGATGCTTTTAAACATGATTATGTGATGCTCAGAGACATTTTGCACAGTAGAAACTTCTTGTGAAGCTTGATTTTATTCAGGTGCCTAACTGACTACCATTTCCTCGGCGTTTGTGCTTACCAGCATGCCGTAAACTTCTTGTGAAGCTCGCTGTTTCATGTGCCTAACTGACTGCCGCTTTCTATGTTCATGCTTATTTGCATCCAGACGGTGATTTTGGGCTGAAAGATTATTGCAAGCTTAGAATCTTTTAAATGTCCTTATTGACATGATTCGTATGATAAACTTCCAAAATATTCATTTAACGTTGCTATTTTTCTTTTCAGAGCCATATGATTTTTTTATAGAAACATGAGCAGAGTAAAATGGACACAGCTTCTGGTACATCTGAGGTATAGAATCGGCAATCTTCATTGAATGTTGTAACATATTTACAACTAGATTCAGTTTTAAATCAGAAATAGAAGTCGTTTAAGTTTCGGATAGTTATATGATGTGCCATGTGCATGCTTTACAGTTACCTTGCAAGTGTCGTGATGTTGCATAGATATTTCTTTATCTATATGAATGTTGGACCCTGCGTGATTGATCTTATTTTGTTCCTATGTGAGAACTAGCTCTCCTTTAGTAGTGTAGTACTTCTATACTAAACTGAACCGGGAATGGTTTGATTGTTCTCTGTAGGACAGTGTGATTTCTTTTCTTAGAATGTTGTCATCTATATCTTGCTGAAGTACAGAACTATTGGTCAGTTAATTCTCTCATCAATTTACAAATTCAGTATTTTATTTCACATGGGGCTTGGCTGGTTTACATTTAATTCATGCATCATATATGTTGTTTAGTTCAGACTTGTGCATGTGCATGCATTGGAATTGATTTAACAAAGATATAGCATGATTCTGTACATAAAAATAATATGAGTATGCATGATCTATGAATAAATGCTCGGATATAGTTAGTCGTCAGATAGTAGGTGTACCATGGGCTTACAACTTCTGGATATCGTTAATACTTAATGGCCTGTAGTTCAAAAATCTGGAATGTCTTTCGAGAACTGTTGATCAGTGTTGCTATGAGTATTTCTCAGAGTTTTGGTTGCATGGATGTACATTAGAGTAGCAGAGGTTCTTATTTTACTTTGTCCAGAAGAGGGTATTTTACTTATTTTTGTTCACAATTTTTATCTAACTTTCTATCAGCACCGACGACCACAATGGGATGGATCAAGCAGCCAAGACTCAGTGGTCGACAGTGCGACTCTTCCAGCACTGAAGTTATGTCTTTTGGGCCAATTTCAATTGCCTCACTACCTCTACACATGGATCCTGTAGGTATTTCCTAATGTAAGTGTCACTATTTTTCTTCTTTATGTACCTGGACGGGAGTGCTCATGAGGATGACGACATGCTACTGAACTCAAATTCAAAAATGAAGTTGGGGGCCTGGGGTTTGGAGCCCCTCAGTAGAAGTGCTCAGGCGGCATGTCATAGTTGTTTGCTGATAATTTACCAAGAACAAATTTTGCTTGTCTCTAGCATTAGGCTATGAGCCCTAAAGCAGTTCCAATGTGATGATCTACCTCTTGACTAGGAAGGGGGGATTGAAAGATAGCACTTGTCGTTTGAAGCAATTAGTATTGGACTATTTGAGGAAGTAAATGTTTAAACCACTAAACCTTATATTCTTTTGTAAAAAGGAGGGTGCAGATAAATAAGAGTTGTTGGCAGCAGCAACCTACACATGTGGAAACAGTGGCTATGGCGGCTCAAAGGGAAGTTGTGGCCGCTAGACAGCAACTCACAACTTAGTGGCAGCTCAAAGTACATGTAATCTATTTCTTCTTGGAGCTATCTACTATAATATTATACTACTATAGTACACGATTTTCTGAATATTTGAATCTGCCCTCTTCTCTCTTGTTTTACCCGCCACATCCAAGATGGAATCATCTGTGGCCGTCAACTTATTAAATCGAACGGCCTGTATCACCCGGATTCGTCACCCATGCAATCCCGCCAAACCTGAAAATGAGCCGCGCTTCTAGAGAACTCCACGACCCACGGTAGCTTCCAGGCTCTGGCAAATCAATTCCCCGCCAACCTCCTCACGCTGATCTTTCCCCTGTAATCTGGATGCTCCGTATCCAGTATTCCAATTTCTCTAGCCCGCGGGTCACACACCACCAGCTCCATTGGTCCATCCCCCCGTCCACACACCCAGCACGGCAGCACCTCCGAATCACCTCCACGTCCAGATTGCATCTCCAGCCCCGTCTCCTTGCAGTCTGTGGCTTGCTTCGAAATTTGTTTGTGCCCGGTGATTCCAGGCTCAGAGTAGTTGGACATCCATCTACGGCCAGCTGACCACAGGTGCCGCTGATCACAGGTGAGGTTGCTGATTCTTCTGCTCCTTTGGGAATTTTGCTGCGTGAGAATGTTCTGCAAGTGATTCTTCTTGCTTACAATGATATGAAATACAAATCCACTGGTCCGATTGTAGCTTGCTGATTTTTCTACTTTTCTTGCACGCAAGGTGTTTGTGTTTTTGTCCAAACAGTACACTATGAAAGGCAATGCAACATATGTTCATTCTGTTCATGTCTCATGGCTATTTGTAAATTTGTATATGCTTTAATTATTTTTCTTGGGTTTGGTAACCTAAAAAATGGTCTAATGCTTATACTGTAGGTTGTGGTTGAAAACACTTGGCTTACAAAATCAAGTAAAATCGACAAGATGGAAGGCCGGGTTCCATTCAGAGATATTACAAATGTTCACCCAACAACTTCACCAAAAAGGAACTACTGTAAGTTTTTTTTATTATCTTGATATCTAATTATTATCCTTATCAATCCTTTGCCTTGACATACTAtttgttttttgtttgttttgttttgtgGGGAAATATTAGCTGTCGTTGGAGAGCAGAATGATCCTTTAGTTGAAACCAGAAATGCTACGCAAATGAATTCTTCCCAGCGTAAGCGTTACCGTGACCGGGATAGATACTTGCAAATGACTCCATATCAGAGGGAAGCCTATTTGCAAAGGAATCGTGAGTACAAAAGAATGAGGCGTGAGTGCAGCGCAAGTTGTAGTAATACACAACCAGCACCCCAGCAGAAAAATACAAGAGCTAATAAGAACATATGCATGACAGGTACTGTTCTAATCGACAAAATATTCATTTCTAATATTATCAATGACCATTGAATGTTCATTTACCTTTTTAATATATGATGTATAATTTTTGACGGGATAAGGTTGAACCTACATTACAGGAAAGGAAGTCGTGGCCAGTTCAAACTATGAGAAGCATGATTCGGTATTTACTCAACTGGGGTCTTCATCAAAAGGAAAACAAGGTTGTGATACGTAATGAATTAACAAATATCAAATATCAAAATTTATTTTTTTGTATATTTCATCACACTGTCGTTGACCCTTTTTCCTTAAAACAGTGGCGGATGTTGGTGGTTCTGGCACAAGTCGTCCAAAAGCTGGAACTCGATTCACCATCAGTCCATCTGGCATATATTTATCATCAATATCCTCGGAAGATCAAGCTGCAAAATATGAATTGAAAAATGTACGTCAGCGTAAGCGACATCGTTGCGTCAACATGCACTCAGAACTGTCACATGATCAAGAAGAAACACACGTACAAGAGATTTGTGGCCATAATAAAAGACAGAGGCCAGAAAAAGAAAGTTGTAGTACTGCACGGGATCGTGGCAGAGAGACCAACAACTTGCATGAAGACCTCATTTATGTGCCCCAGGATTCTTTTCCTGCCATTCATGGTAATGTTAGTCATAAATAACAATGATTTAATTATATGTTGCACATAGCAAGTATTTCATCTATTGACAACTAGAGATAATTTTTTAACAGAATATCTGGCAAATACTGAAGACTCCATTGAGTACGATGATGTGGATGATGAGAGTCTAATGTATAATAGACCATGTAAGTATTGACTGATATTTTCATCAATGATTCTCAATTTTTGTAATACTTACTAAATTACTTTTGAAAAACACAGGTCTTGACTTTGAATCATATCAAGAGCCAAAGCATGTCACAAAATGCATACAAGCAGATCCATATGATCATATATATCATAAATTGCCCCGTGGCTATCATTTTCTAGAGCGAGTGCCCAACTGTAGACATTGCAATGCGAAAAGGTTCCAATATGAGACGCCAACATTTTGTTGCATGAATGGAAAAGTAAAGATAGTAACCCCAGTGGTTCCTGATGAATTGCGTCAGTTGTACACGAGCCAGGATCCAAATGCAAAATACTTCCAAGATCATATACGGTACTTCAATTCTCATTTCTCTTTTACCTCTCTTGGTGTGATCTTGGACCAAAGATTCTGCAATAGGAGGTCTGGAGTATACACCTTTCGCGCACAGGGCCAAATTTATCACCGTATTGACCAGTTGGTTCCAAAAGAAGATGGCCCCAAGCATTTACAGTTATACTTCTATGACACGGATGCAGATTTGCAACAAAGATTTCTTCACTCGCCAAACCTTGACCAAACTCTGATCCGGAAGTTGGTGAATATACTTTCAAGTAATCCTTATGCACAAATATTTAGAAACCTTGGTTCTATTCCAAACCTTGATGAATATAATATTGAGCTTAACACAAATATTGCCTTAGATCAAAGAGTATATAATGCTCCGACAACATCACAAGTAGCAGCAATTTGGGTCGAGGGAAATAATCCTCGAAGTTATTTTGACAGGAGTATCATGGTTTACGGTAAATCGGACAAACCACAATACATAAAAGCATACCATGGTTGCTATGATCCATTGTCATATGCACTTTTTTTCCCGAATGGGGAAGTTGGATGGAACCTGAATTTACCAAAAGTTGCTCCCCATGGTAAGAGGAAGAGAAATGATCAAGCAAATGCTCTCAGCGAAGAAGGCAAGTTTTTTTTTCAAGTTTTTTTTTGCTTGATTACTTTGTTTCAGATTCATTTATCTAACCATAACTTGCCTTGAATGCAGGAGTGGAAAAGAGCTCTGGTTCTTGTGTATCACCAAGGGAATATTATTGTTATAAGTTACAAATCCGAGATGGCGAGTTCAACGTCTTACTATTTGGAAAGAGATTAACTCAACAGTATATTGTTGATATGTACATCAAGATTGAATCAATAAGGTTGGCTTTCTATTTACAACCGTCAACTCAGGTTCTCATACGTGCAGATTTATATCAAGGATTGGTTGATAGTGTTGTAGCCGGTGAGACACGTGCATGCATGACTGGAAAGCGTATTGTGCTCCCCCTGAAATTTATTGGAGGACCAAGAGACATGCGCTGAAGGTATCTAGATGCAATGGCATTGGTCCAACGGTTTGGAAAGCCAGACTTATTCATTACAGTGACTTGCAACCCGCAATGGGAAGAGATAACTAGAGAGCTGGAACCAGGTCAATCGCCACAAGATCGTCCAGATTTGGTAGCACGGGTCTTCAAGGCAAAGTTGGAGGATCTTAAAGATCTTTTATTCAAGAGGAAATTATTTGGTGAAGTTGTTGCACATGTTCATGTAATAGAATTTCAGAAGAGAGGCCTACCGCATGCACACTTCTTAATTATTCTGAAGTCAACTTGCAAGATTACTAATCCAGATCAATATGATGAGATAATATCAGCAAAGATCCCAGATAAAGACAAATACCCTGTACTGCATGCTTTAGTTATTAAGCACATGATGCATGGACCATGCGGAGTTCTCAACAGTAAGAATACTTGCATGGAAAATGGAAGTTGTAGATACCATTATCCACGGACATTCTCAGAGACAACACTACAAGGAAAGGACTCATATCCAATTTATAGACGGAGGGATGATGGTTGTCGAGTTCGCATTAGGGGTGCGGTCTTGGATA belongs to Triticum urartu cultivar G1812 chromosome 7, Tu2.1, whole genome shotgun sequence and includes:
- the LOC125525078 gene encoding uncharacterized protein LOC125525078 isoform X7; this encodes MGWIKQPRLSGRQCDSSSTEVMSFGPISIASLPLHMDPVVVENTWLTKSSKIDKMEGRVPFRDITNVHPTTSPKRNYSVVGEQNDPLVETRNATQMNSSQRKRYRDRDRYLQMTPYQREAYLQRNREYKRMRRECSASCSNTQPAPQQKNTRANKNICMTGKEVVASSNYEKHDSVFTQLGSSSKGKQVADVGGSGTSRPKAGTRFTISPSGIYLSSISSEDQAAKYELKNVRQRKRHRCVNMHSELSHDQEETHVQEICGHNKRQRPEKESCSTARDRGRETNNLHEDLIYVPQDSFPAIHEYLANTEDSIEYDDVDDESLMYNRPCLDFESYQEPKHVTKCIQADPYDHIYHKLPRGYHFLERVPNCRHCNAKRFQYETPTFCCMNGKVKIVTPVVPDELRQLYTSQDPNAKYFQDHIRLFLLLQPFPIESKGIRLKKLQEEGYSWCDIQKQSKR
- the LOC125525078 gene encoding uncharacterized protein LOC125525078 isoform X1 — protein: MGWIKQPRLSGRQCDSSSTEVMSFGPISIASLPLHMDPVVVENTWLTKSSKIDKMEGRVPFRDITNVHPTTSPKRNYSVVGEQNDPLVETRNATQMNSSQRKRYRDRDRYLQMTPYQREAYLQRNREYKRMRRECSASCSNTQPAPQQKNTRANKNICMTGKEVVASSNYEKHDSVFTQLGSSSKGKQVADVGGSGTSRPKAGTRFTISPSGIYLSSISSEDQAAKYELKNVRQRKRHRCVNMHSELSHDQEETHVQEICGHNKRQRPEKESCSTARDRGRETNNLHEDLIYVPQDSFPAIHEYLANTEDSIEYDDVDDESLMYNRPCLDFESYQEPKHVTKCIQADPYDHIYHKLPRGYHFLERVPNCRHCNAKRFQYETPTFCCMNGKVKIVTPVVPDELRQLYTSQDPNAKYFQDHIRYFNSHFSFTSLGVILDQRFCNRRSGVYTFRAQGQIYHRIDQLVPKEDGPKHLQLYFYDTDADLQQRFLHSPNLDQTLIRKLVNILSSNPYAQIFRNLGSIPNLDEYNIELNTNIALDQRVYNAPTTSQVAAIWVEGNNPRSYFDRSIMVYGKSDKPQYIKAYHGCYDPLSYALFFPNGEVGWNLNLPKVAPHGKRKRNDQANALSEEGVEKSSGSCVSPREYYCYKLQIRDGEFNVLLFGKRLTQQYIVDMYIKIESIRLAFYLQPSTQVLIRADLYQGLVDSVVAGETRACMTGKRIVLPLKFIGGPRDMR
- the LOC125525078 gene encoding uncharacterized protein LOC125525078 isoform X2 translates to MGWIKQPRLSGRQCDSSSTEVMSFGPISIASLPLHMDPVVVENTWLTKSSKIDKMEGRVPFRDITNVHPTTSPKRNYSVVGEQNDPLVETRNATQMNSSQRKRYRDRDRYLQMTPYQREAYLQRNREYKRMRRECSASCSNTQPAPQQKNTRANKNICMTGKEVVASSNYEKHDSVFTQLGSSSKGKQVADVGGSGTSRPKAGTRFTISPSGIYLSSISSEDQAAKYELKNVRQRKRHRCVNMHSELSHDQEETHVQEICGHNKRQRPEKESCSTARDRGRETNNLHEDLIYVPQDSFPAIHEYLANTEDSIEYDDVDDESLMYNRPCLDFESYQEPKHVTKCIQADPYDHIYHKLPRGYHFLERVPNCRHCNAKRFQYETPTFCCMNGKVKIVTPVVPDELRQLYTSQDPNAKYFQDHIRYFNSHFSFTSLGVILDQRFCNRRSGVYTFRAQGQIYHRIDQLVPKEDGPKHLQLYFYDTDADLQQRFLHSPNLDQTLIRKLVNILSNQRVYNAPTTSQVAAIWVEGNNPRSYFDRSIMVYGKSDKPQYIKAYHGCYDPLSYALFFPNGEVGWNLNLPKVAPHGKRKRNDQANALSEEGVEKSSGSCVSPREYYCYKLQIRDGEFNVLLFGKRLTQQYIVDMYIKIESIRLAFYLQPSTQVLIRADLYQGLVDSVVAGETRACMTGKRIVLPLKFIGGPRDMR
- the LOC125525078 gene encoding uncharacterized protein LOC125525078 isoform X6, translating into MGWIKQPRLSGRQCDSSSTEVMSFGPISIASLPLHMDPVVVENTWLTKSSKIDKMEGRVPFRDITNVHPTTSPKRNYSVVGEQNDPLVETRNATQMNSSQRKRYRDRDRYLQMTPYQREAYLQRNREYKRMRRECSASCSNTQPAPQQKNTRANKNICMTGKEVVASSNYEKHDSVFTQLGSSSKGKQVADVGGSGTSRPKAGTRFTISPSGIYLSSISSEDQAAKYELKNVRQRKRHRCVNMHSELSHDQEETHVQEICGHNKRQRPEKESCSTARDRGRETNNLHEDLIYVPQDSFPAIHEYLANTEDSIEYDDVDDESLMYNRPCLDFESYQEPKHVTKCIQADPYDHIYHKLPRGYHFLERVPNCRHCNAKRFQYETPTFCCMNGKVKIVTPVVPDELRQLYTSQDPNAKYFQDHIRLFLLLQPFPIESKGIRLKKLQESRKGIPGVTFKSSQNGEV
- the LOC125525078 gene encoding uncharacterized protein LOC125525078 isoform X4, whose protein sequence is MGWIKQPRLSGRQCDSSSTEVMSFGPISIASLPLHMDPVVVENTWLTKSSKIDKMEGRVPFRDITNVHPTTSPKRNYSVVGEQNDPLVETRNATQMNSSQRKRYRDRDRYLQMTPYQREAYLQRNREYKRMRRECSASCSNTQPAPQQKNTRANKNICMTGKEVVASSNYEKHDSVFTQLGSSSKGKQVADVGGSGTSRPKAGTRFTISPSGIYLSSISSEDQAAKYELKNVRQRKRHRCVNMHSELSHDQEETHVQEICGHNKRQRPEKESCSTARDRGRETNNLHEDLIYVPQDSFPAIHEYLANTEDSIEYDDVDDESLMYNRPCLDFESYQEPKHVTKCIQADPYDHIYHKLPRGYHFLERVPNCRHCNAKRFQYETPTFCCMNGKVKIVTPVVPDELRQLYTSQDPNAKYFQDHIRSIMVYGKSDKPQYIKAYHGCYDPLSYALFFPNGEVGWNLNLPKVAPHGKRKRNDQANALSEEGVEKSSGSCVSPREYYCYKLQIRDGEFNVLLFGKRLTQQYIVDMYIKIESIRLAFYLQPSTQVLIRADLYQGLVDSVVAGETRACMTGKRIVLPLKFIGGPRDMR
- the LOC125525078 gene encoding uncharacterized protein LOC125525078 isoform X5 — translated: MGWIKQPRLSGRQCDSSSTEVMSFGPISIASLPLHMDPVVVENTWLTKSSKIDKMEGRVPFRDITNVHPTTSPKRNYSVVGEQNDPLVETRNATQMNSSQRKRYRDRDRYLQMTPYQREAYLQRNREYKRMRRECSASCSNTQPAPQQKNTRANKNICMTGKEVVASSNYEKHDSVFTQLGSSSKGKQVADVGGSGTSRPKAGTRFTISPSGIYLSSISSEDQAAKYELKNVRQRKRHRCVNMHSELSHDQEETHVQEICGHNKRQRPEKESCSTARDRGRETNNLHEDLIYVPQDSFPAIHEYLANTEDSIEYDDVDDESLMYNRPCLDFESYQEPKHVTKCIQADPYDHIYHKLPRGYHFLERVPNCRHCNAKRFQYETPTFCCMNGKVKIVTPVVPDELRQLYTSQDPNAKYFQDHIRYFNSHFSFTSLGVILDQRFCNRRSGVYTFRAQGQIYHRIDQLVPKEDGPKHLQLYFYDTDADLQQRFLHSPNLDQTLIRKLVNILSRVSWFTVNRTNHNT
- the LOC125525078 gene encoding uncharacterized protein LOC125525078 isoform X3; the encoded protein is MEGRVPFRDITNVHPTTSPKRNYSVVGEQNDPLVETRNATQMNSSQRKRYRDRDRYLQMTPYQREAYLQRNREYKRMRRECSASCSNTQPAPQQKNTRANKNICMTGKEVVASSNYEKHDSVFTQLGSSSKGKQVADVGGSGTSRPKAGTRFTISPSGIYLSSISSEDQAAKYELKNVRQRKRHRCVNMHSELSHDQEETHVQEICGHNKRQRPEKESCSTARDRGRETNNLHEDLIYVPQDSFPAIHEYLANTEDSIEYDDVDDESLMYNRPCLDFESYQEPKHVTKCIQADPYDHIYHKLPRGYHFLERVPNCRHCNAKRFQYETPTFCCMNGKVKIVTPVVPDELRQLYTSQDPNAKYFQDHIRYFNSHFSFTSLGVILDQRFCNRRSGVYTFRAQGQIYHRIDQLVPKEDGPKHLQLYFYDTDADLQQRFLHSPNLDQTLIRKLVNILSSNPYAQIFRNLGSIPNLDEYNIELNTNIALDQRVYNAPTTSQVAAIWVEGNNPRSYFDRSIMVYGKSDKPQYIKAYHGCYDPLSYALFFPNGEVGWNLNLPKVAPHGKRKRNDQANALSEEGVEKSSGSCVSPREYYCYKLQIRDGEFNVLLFGKRLTQQYIVDMYIKIESIRLAFYLQPSTQVLIRADLYQGLVDSVVAGETRACMTGKRIVLPLKFIGGPRDMR